One genomic segment of Desulfocapsa sulfexigens DSM 10523 includes these proteins:
- a CDS encoding response regulator codes for MPEKNISRWIWTMGYRAKALTIVSTTILILACVTLFYGIREHNRTIELLIAKTEADIHATVREARHRSLTDYEKRLQTFLQVNPEIITAFAEHDRERLYALSLPRLKTLQRENKLFSNIHFHLPDGTSFLRVNDPEHWGDNLLQDRPSLKKIHAERTPLSGFEIGVHGGFFRVIAPVFLRERYIGAMEFGLDMHQSVDIIQRILRMPTTSCFPIEHWKHAVQFTKFPMVYRGQYAINSHGDPIYAKLPSNLPMDREYHSRVEIEGSHYIVHTHQIFNDFEKREIGGLIILQDITDLILNKRHFIAQAIIFTIFFLVLGITVLHLSFNRLFGNMEREVAKREEATASMERAARQWTAAMDSESDAVYILDLDRKLIQANRAFYKAMATDMETALGRPIEEIVHPHGETAPCPIAQAQKELRDGQFLREVDDPDNSSGLPLEITVTIIRDHDDKPLSIFMRRHDLSEQRAVENRLRKSKEEWERTFDSIADLVTIQDKNMQIVRANRAAEEFFQVKRGGLSGLYCYEVFRGKNSPCQDCPMLSIKKDSKEHPPIIHHDNLQKTFHISSSPLLDADDNVEYLVHIARDITTQKALEEELYQAHKMEAIGTMAGGIAHDFNNILAAIVGFAELVRADLAEGSPSREDMDQIIQAADRAKSLVQQILSFSRKGSHQLQIFAPSSVVHEVAKLLHSTLPSTVTIEETIEKDTGTINADPTRIHQIVMNLCTNAFHAMEGEKGILGISLQQQEITSEAAHNKKIPPGNYVVLEVRDTGCGMDKTTQERIFDPFYTTKTVGKGTGMGLSVLHGIVKDYHGFIEVESCKGIGSTFRVYFPSVKTTDEPLPVHTEKNTKAADIPGSEEILVVDDDPLLVRINGRLLGDLGYRVTEMTSSTEALEKVRLEPHRFDLLITDQTMPQLTGTELAASIMKISPKTAVIMCTGHSGLVSKEDALAMGINRFVYKPIKGMELIEAVREVLNETRRASRS; via the coding sequence ATGCCTGAAAAAAACATATCCCGTTGGATCTGGACAATGGGCTATCGGGCCAAGGCCCTGACAATAGTCTCTACCACCATTCTTATCCTCGCCTGTGTCACCCTCTTCTACGGCATCAGGGAGCACAACAGAACCATAGAGTTGCTGATTGCAAAGACTGAAGCGGATATTCACGCCACAGTGAGAGAGGCTCGGCATCGATCCCTCACAGACTATGAGAAACGACTGCAAACCTTTCTTCAGGTGAACCCGGAGATTATCACGGCCTTTGCAGAACATGACCGTGAGCGTCTTTATGCTCTCAGTCTGCCCCGTCTCAAGACACTGCAACGGGAAAACAAATTGTTCAGCAATATCCACTTTCATCTGCCCGATGGAACCTCCTTTCTTCGCGTAAATGATCCGGAGCACTGGGGAGACAACCTTCTACAGGACAGACCTTCACTGAAAAAAATCCATGCGGAACGAACCCCGCTTTCCGGCTTTGAAATCGGAGTCCATGGCGGATTCTTTCGGGTCATAGCCCCGGTCTTTCTGCGGGAACGTTATATCGGAGCAATGGAATTTGGTTTGGATATGCATCAGTCCGTTGATATAATACAAAGAATACTGCGCATGCCGACAACCAGCTGTTTTCCGATTGAACACTGGAAACACGCCGTTCAGTTCACTAAATTTCCAATGGTTTATCGTGGCCAGTATGCGATCAACAGCCATGGGGATCCAATTTATGCCAAGCTCCCCTCTAATCTCCCCATGGATCGGGAGTATCATAGCCGCGTTGAGATCGAGGGAAGTCATTATATCGTTCATACCCACCAAATTTTCAATGATTTTGAGAAGAGGGAAATCGGGGGCTTGATTATACTCCAGGACATCACTGACCTTATCCTCAACAAGCGGCATTTTATCGCACAAGCCATCATTTTTACCATCTTTTTCCTGGTACTGGGCATTACTGTACTCCATCTCAGTTTCAACCGACTCTTTGGAAACATGGAAAGAGAGGTCGCAAAACGGGAGGAGGCAACAGCCAGCATGGAGCGTGCGGCACGCCAATGGACTGCCGCCATGGATTCTGAAAGTGATGCGGTCTACATCCTGGATCTTGATCGAAAGCTCATCCAGGCAAACAGGGCCTTTTATAAAGCAATGGCCACGGATATGGAAACGGCCTTGGGCCGTCCCATTGAAGAGATCGTTCACCCCCATGGGGAAACTGCGCCCTGCCCCATCGCCCAGGCCCAGAAAGAACTGCGGGATGGACAATTTCTGCGGGAGGTGGATGACCCGGATAATTCCAGCGGCCTGCCTTTGGAAATTACTGTGACAATCATAAGAGATCATGACGATAAACCTCTTAGTATTTTTATGCGGCGTCACGACCTCAGTGAACAACGGGCAGTGGAAAACCGGTTGCGTAAGAGCAAGGAAGAATGGGAACGAACCTTTGATTCTATTGCAGATCTGGTAACCATTCAAGACAAGAACATGCAAATTGTAAGGGCAAATCGGGCAGCGGAAGAATTTTTTCAGGTGAAGCGCGGAGGTTTGAGTGGTCTGTACTGCTATGAGGTCTTTCGCGGCAAGAACAGCCCCTGCCAGGATTGCCCAATGCTCAGTATCAAAAAAGATAGTAAAGAGCACCCTCCCATTATTCACCATGACAACCTGCAAAAGACCTTTCATATCTCCTCATCCCCCCTGCTTGATGCCGATGACAACGTTGAATACCTGGTGCATATTGCCAGGGATATCACGACCCAGAAGGCGCTTGAGGAGGAGCTGTATCAGGCACATAAAATGGAGGCCATCGGCACAATGGCCGGTGGTATTGCCCATGACTTCAATAATATTCTTGCTGCCATCGTCGGCTTTGCGGAGTTAGTACGTGCTGATCTGGCCGAGGGCAGTCCGTCACGGGAAGATATGGATCAAATTATTCAGGCGGCAGACAGGGCGAAAAGTCTGGTACAGCAGATACTCAGCTTCAGCCGAAAAGGCAGTCACCAGCTGCAGATTTTTGCCCCCTCATCCGTTGTCCACGAGGTGGCGAAGCTGCTGCATTCCACCCTGCCAAGCACGGTAACCATAGAAGAGACCATTGAAAAGGATACCGGAACAATCAATGCGGATCCGACCCGGATCCACCAGATCGTTATGAACCTCTGCACCAATGCTTTCCATGCCATGGAGGGAGAAAAAGGTATCCTTGGTATCAGTCTGCAGCAACAGGAGATCACCAGTGAAGCCGCCCATAACAAAAAAATTCCACCGGGAAATTATGTCGTTCTTGAGGTGAGAGATACGGGATGTGGTATGGATAAAACAACACAGGAACGGATTTTTGACCCTTTTTACACCACCAAAACGGTTGGCAAGGGAACCGGGATGGGGCTCTCTGTTCTCCATGGAATAGTCAAAGACTACCATGGGTTTATTGAAGTTGAGAGTTGTAAAGGGATAGGCAGTACATTCCGCGTCTATTTTCCATCCGTAAAGACGACCGACGAACCACTTCCTGTCCACACGGAAAAAAACACAAAGGCTGCAGATATTCCAGGGAGTGAAGAAATTCTTGTTGTTGATGATGACCCACTGCTTGTCCGTATTAACGGGCGTCTTCTCGGGGATCTCGGCTATCGGGTGACGGAAATGACCTCCAGTACAGAGGCTCTGGAAAAAGTACGCCTGGAACCGCACCGCTTTGATCTCCTTATCACCGACCAAACCATGCCACAACTCACCGGAACCGAACTGGCCGCCTCGATAATGAAGATCAGCCCGAAGACAGCGGTGATCATGTGCACCGGACACTCCGGCCTGGTTTCAAAAGAAGATGCACTGGCCATGGGTATCAACCGTTTTGTCTACAAACCAATTAAAGGGATGGAATTAATTGAGGCTGTGCGCGAGGTTTTGAATGAAACCCGGAGGGCTTCAAGGTCCTGA
- a CDS encoding calcium/sodium antiporter, which yields MAILFFITGLIFLIVGAEALVRGSSRLAAAVGISPLVIGLTVVAFGTSSPELAVSIKSALSNQASLAVGNVIGSNIFNVLFILGLSALIVPLSVSQQLVRLDVPLMITISVVVLVLSLDGIFSRTDGLMLVTGLATYISFLIYQSRRENSHVQEEYAKEFGTEKNVTNSWTKNIVMVLSGLALLVLGSRWLVNGAVSFAQYLGVSELVIGLTIVSAGTSLPEVVTSVIAAVRGERDIAVGNVIGSNIFNIMGVLGCASIVAPMGIEVATAISRFDIPVMIAVAFACLPIFYTGGLISRKEGALFLSYYVAYTFYLVFAASHHDALPVFNAAMLYFIIPLTMVTLIIVALREMHNRKNRSE from the coding sequence ATGGCAATACTTTTTTTTATCACCGGGCTGATCTTTTTAATTGTCGGTGCGGAAGCATTAGTGAGGGGCTCATCCCGCTTAGCGGCTGCTGTAGGTATATCACCACTGGTCATCGGGCTGACTGTCGTTGCATTTGGTACCAGCTCACCTGAACTTGCGGTAAGCATCAAATCAGCGCTATCCAACCAGGCGAGTCTTGCCGTTGGAAACGTTATTGGAAGTAATATTTTCAATGTTCTCTTTATTCTCGGCCTTTCAGCCTTGATTGTGCCACTTTCCGTATCGCAACAACTGGTCCGGCTTGATGTACCTCTAATGATAACAATCTCGGTTGTTGTCCTTGTTTTATCGCTGGATGGAATTTTCAGTCGCACTGATGGTCTCATGCTGGTCACAGGTCTCGCTACATACATCTCTTTTTTGATTTACCAAAGCCGCAGGGAAAACTCTCATGTGCAAGAGGAGTATGCGAAAGAATTTGGGACTGAAAAAAATGTAACAAACAGCTGGACTAAAAACATCGTCATGGTCCTTAGTGGCCTCGCACTGTTGGTGCTTGGCTCGCGCTGGCTCGTCAACGGAGCAGTCTCCTTTGCCCAATATCTGGGTGTCAGCGAACTGGTTATCGGGTTGACGATTGTTTCAGCCGGTACATCCCTCCCTGAAGTTGTTACCTCCGTCATTGCCGCGGTTCGCGGCGAGCGGGACATTGCTGTTGGGAATGTTATTGGCAGTAATATCTTCAACATTATGGGCGTACTTGGATGTGCCAGCATAGTGGCGCCAATGGGCATCGAGGTGGCCACTGCGATCTCCAGGTTCGATATTCCGGTAATGATCGCTGTAGCCTTTGCATGCCTGCCAATATTCTATACAGGTGGTTTGATTAGCAGAAAAGAGGGTGCATTGTTTCTCAGCTACTACGTGGCCTATACCTTTTATCTCGTCTTCGCCGCATCTCACCATGACGCATTGCCTGTTTTTAATGCAGCCATGCTCTACTTCATAATCCCTCTAACTATGGTCACACTGATCATTGTGGCGTTACGGGAAATGCACAACAGGAAAAATCGTTCGGAATGA
- the mrcB gene encoding penicillin-binding protein 1B: protein MKKVSFFTLAFLILTAISLLAVAVYVLDLDRQISTHFEGRRWELPARIYARPLELYIGKTLTLDELTKELLQLHYSQIESPEKPGEYSVRGNRVIFYSRNSPFPDALRPAMAVELAIQDKTITHLADHNTQEPITLFQLEPVQYASIYPTHNEDRLLINLADVPELLIRTLLLVEDKSFYNHWGIRPTAIIRAALANIKAGKTVQGGSTLTQQLVKNIFLSSEQTLPRKINEAVMALLLEYHYSKDEIMEAYLNEVYLGQDGKRAIHGFAMASRFYYGRDLAELEPAQIALLVGIVKGASYYNPRRHPERATARRNQVLDILASAKGIVPEKTEQLKNSPLTVTQKIPSGITPYPAFLQLVRKQLKRDYKDADLRSEGLSIFTTLDPIIQQQAEKSLTGELATIEKNRGDKPPKTLQGSLVIASVDQGEVVAVVGSRTPGQAGFNRALDMKRPIGSIIKPAVYLTALTRPESYNLLTTLYDTPLKVPMSGKDWQPENYDKTFHGPLPLIQALAHSYNVATVQLGMDLGLDAVIDTIHGLGIEEDITAYPSLLLGAIELPPIDVLQVYQTIAAGGYKTPLRSILAVTDQTNTTLQRYPLTVQQAADPGAVFCLTTALQAATTTGTAKSIQHLLPEGLTVAGKTGTTDNLRDSWFAGFSGQHVAVAWVGRDDNTSTGLTGATGALKIWAATMAGISTSPLQPQPPETIDWYYSDISAGTILNPKCGKDQGPALPFIRGGVLPEASSCKQEQHDNSFEQKLQRGINNILDFLH from the coding sequence ATGAAAAAAGTTTCTTTCTTCACATTGGCCTTTCTTATATTGACGGCAATCTCTCTCCTTGCGGTCGCGGTGTATGTACTCGACCTCGACAGACAAATCTCGACTCACTTCGAAGGGAGGCGTTGGGAGCTCCCGGCTCGGATTTATGCCCGGCCCCTTGAGCTGTATATCGGGAAAACACTCACACTCGATGAGTTGACAAAAGAACTTCTCCAATTGCACTACAGCCAGATAGAGAGTCCTGAAAAACCTGGTGAATACAGTGTTCGAGGTAACAGAGTTATATTCTACAGCCGCAATTCCCCTTTTCCTGATGCCCTGCGTCCTGCTATGGCAGTTGAGCTTGCGATCCAGGATAAAACCATTACTCACCTTGCAGACCACAACACTCAAGAACCAATCACCCTGTTCCAGTTAGAACCGGTACAGTATGCTTCCATATATCCGACTCATAACGAAGACCGATTGTTGATTAACCTGGCAGATGTGCCGGAGTTACTTATCAGGACTCTGCTCCTGGTGGAAGACAAAAGTTTTTATAACCATTGGGGTATCCGGCCTACGGCAATCATCAGGGCCGCTCTTGCTAACATCAAGGCTGGCAAGACCGTGCAGGGCGGCAGCACACTGACCCAGCAACTGGTAAAAAACATCTTTCTCAGCAGTGAACAAACCCTGCCCCGAAAGATCAACGAGGCTGTCATGGCCCTGCTGCTTGAATACCATTACAGCAAGGATGAGATCATGGAAGCCTATCTCAACGAGGTCTATCTTGGCCAGGACGGGAAACGTGCTATTCATGGCTTTGCCATGGCAAGCAGATTCTATTACGGTCGGGATCTCGCGGAGTTGGAACCGGCACAGATTGCCTTGCTGGTTGGAATCGTCAAGGGAGCGTCCTACTATAACCCCAGACGACACCCTGAGCGGGCAACAGCACGGCGTAATCAGGTTCTCGACATCCTGGCGTCTGCGAAAGGAATCGTCCCGGAAAAAACCGAGCAACTAAAGAACAGTCCTCTCACCGTTACCCAGAAAATCCCCTCCGGTATCACCCCCTATCCGGCGTTTTTGCAGTTGGTACGCAAACAGTTGAAGAGGGATTACAAAGACGCAGACCTGCGCAGTGAAGGCTTGTCGATCTTCACAACCCTGGATCCAATCATCCAACAACAGGCAGAAAAGAGCCTTACCGGTGAGCTTGCTACCATTGAAAAAAACAGAGGAGACAAGCCCCCGAAAACGCTTCAGGGATCCCTGGTCATTGCCTCGGTAGATCAGGGCGAGGTAGTCGCTGTTGTCGGTAGCCGCACTCCAGGACAGGCCGGGTTTAACCGGGCACTGGATATGAAACGGCCCATCGGCTCGATTATTAAGCCGGCGGTTTACCTGACCGCCCTGACCCGACCCGAGTCATATAACCTGCTGACCACCCTGTATGACACCCCACTCAAGGTGCCGATGAGTGGAAAAGACTGGCAACCAGAAAACTATGACAAAACGTTTCATGGGCCGTTGCCCCTGATACAGGCATTGGCACATTCGTATAACGTGGCCACCGTCCAGCTAGGGATGGACCTGGGCCTTGACGCCGTTATCGACACAATACATGGGCTCGGCATAGAAGAAGATATCACCGCCTATCCGTCACTGTTGCTGGGAGCCATCGAACTGCCACCCATTGATGTCCTGCAGGTGTACCAGACCATTGCTGCTGGTGGCTACAAAACCCCACTGCGCTCCATCCTGGCCGTTACCGACCAGACGAACACCACCCTGCAACGCTATCCGCTAACAGTGCAGCAGGCTGCAGATCCGGGTGCAGTCTTCTGCCTGACAACGGCCCTGCAGGCAGCCACGACCACGGGTACTGCCAAATCCATACAACACCTCCTGCCGGAAGGCCTGACGGTGGCCGGGAAAACAGGAACTACAGATAACTTGCGTGACTCCTGGTTTGCCGGCTTCAGCGGTCAACACGTTGCAGTGGCCTGGGTGGGACGCGATGACAATACGTCGACCGGTCTCACCGGAGCAACTGGTGCACTGAAGATATGGGCAGCAACCATGGCCGGAATCAGTACCAGTCCGCTGCAACCACAACCACCCGAGACTATTGACTGGTATTATTCAGACATTTCTGCCGGCACAATACTCAATCCAAAATGCGGCAAAGACCAGGGACCAGCGCTGCCCTTTATTCGAGGTGGTGTGCTGCCCGAAGCCAGCTCCTGCAAACAGGAGCAACATGACAACAGCTTTGAACAAAAGCTGCAAAGAGGAATAAACAACATCCTTGATTTCTTGCACTGA
- a CDS encoding tetratricopeptide repeat protein → MKITLKLLSLFLFSILLFQGCATSPPPPIHYPSPPPKQTDTVSANFSRQATTQVRQGRLDIAAATLERGLRIAPKDAMLWSQLAEVKLQQNQYQQARSLAEKSNSLAGGYPGIMEKNKQIIKEALIQAGTD, encoded by the coding sequence ATGAAAATAACTCTCAAACTATTATCCCTTTTCCTGTTCAGTATCTTACTCTTCCAGGGCTGTGCCACCTCCCCCCCGCCACCAATTCATTATCCCTCACCTCCCCCCAAACAGACCGACACTGTTTCCGCGAATTTCAGTCGCCAGGCAACAACACAGGTCAGACAGGGCAGACTTGATATTGCTGCAGCAACGCTGGAGCGGGGCCTGCGCATAGCACCCAAAGATGCCATGCTCTGGTCACAGCTGGCAGAGGTCAAACTGCAGCAAAACCAGTACCAGCAAGCCAGATCTCTGGCTGAAAAATCCAACTCCCTGGCAGGTGGCTATCCGGGGATTATGGAGAAAAACAAACAAATAATTAAAGAGGCTTTGATACAAGCCGGTACCGATTAA
- a CDS encoding DUF3124 domain-containing protein has product MRIITFIFFVLFAFPAFSAENKTELSSGQTLYVAIYSNVFIGPKEHPFNLAAMLSIRNTDLYNQLTITSAEYFDNNGKILKEYAKEPILLAPLASHHFSIKERDESGGFGANFIVKWKATKKINPPIIESVMIGTGSGISFVSQSKVIDENTK; this is encoded by the coding sequence ATGCGAATTATTACTTTTATCTTTTTTGTTTTGTTTGCTTTTCCTGCCTTCTCAGCTGAAAATAAAACAGAACTTTCGTCTGGACAAACGCTTTATGTAGCTATTTATTCAAATGTTTTTATTGGACCGAAAGAGCACCCCTTCAATCTAGCTGCAATGCTCAGCATAAGAAATACAGATTTATACAATCAACTCACTATCACCTCAGCAGAATACTTTGACAACAATGGCAAAATATTAAAGGAATACGCTAAAGAACCAATACTTCTTGCTCCTCTGGCGTCACATCACTTTTCAATAAAAGAAAGAGACGAATCTGGCGGCTTTGGCGCAAACTTCATCGTCAAATGGAAAGCAACGAAAAAAATAAATCCACCAATAATCGAAAGCGTAATGATCGGAACAGGATCAGGAATCTCTTTTGTGAGTCAAAGTAAGGTAATTGATGAAAACACTAAATAA
- a CDS encoding YajD family HNH nuclease, with the protein MKKIDYRNQALKILPWICGNCGRDFSGKKLRELTVHHKDHNHKNNPPDGSNWELLCLYCHDNEHSRILDSEWLPSHNSDNDRSPAAYNTPFKNLNKLVSDKKNNEPE; encoded by the coding sequence ATGAAAAAAATTGATTATCGAAATCAGGCGTTAAAAATCCTACCGTGGATCTGTGGTAACTGTGGCCGTGATTTTTCAGGAAAAAAACTCAGAGAGTTGACGGTCCATCACAAAGATCATAATCATAAAAATAATCCCCCTGACGGAAGCAACTGGGAACTATTGTGTCTCTATTGTCATGACAACGAGCACTCCCGTATCTTGGATTCCGAATGGCTGCCAAGCCACAATTCTGACAACGACCGAAGCCCAGCTGCATACAATACTCCTTTTAAAAACCTCAATAAACTTGTATCTGACAAGAAAAACAACGAACCAGAATAG
- a CDS encoding 2-hydroxymuconate tautomerase family protein has protein sequence MPFVNIKITNEDVTPEKKAELIKGATELLKNVLGKNPATTVVVIEEIDTDNWGIGGETVTQRRKNGK, from the coding sequence ATGCCTTTTGTTAATATCAAAATCACAAATGAAGATGTTACTCCTGAAAAGAAAGCTGAATTAATAAAAGGGGCAACTGAATTATTAAAAAATGTGCTTGGAAAAAATCCGGCAACCACAGTTGTTGTAATTGAAGAGATAGATACAGACAATTGGGGGATCGGTGGGGAAACTGTCACCCAAAGAAGAAAAAACGGAAAATGA
- a CDS encoding cupin domain-containing protein → MKKLFLGICLTVLLSSYGCAPHVNTLSVDVLAKTTSSWNGGTLPVYSKGQPEVTILKIIIPPKMTLPLHQHPVINAGVLLKGELTVVTTDNKTIQLEAGDPIVEVVNTWHYGKNEGNEAAEIIVFYAGIQNKPITIKK, encoded by the coding sequence ATGAAAAAGTTATTTCTCGGAATATGTCTGACTGTATTGCTGTCAAGTTATGGTTGTGCGCCTCATGTCAACACTTTGTCAGTTGATGTATTAGCCAAGACTACCTCCAGTTGGAACGGCGGAACCTTACCTGTTTATTCAAAAGGTCAACCCGAAGTAACAATACTAAAAATAATAATACCTCCCAAAATGACCTTGCCTCTTCATCAACATCCAGTAATTAATGCGGGTGTATTGCTGAAAGGAGAGTTAACCGTTGTAACAACAGACAACAAAACGATACAGCTAGAAGCAGGTGATCCAATCGTAGAGGTAGTTAATACGTGGCATTACGGGAAAAATGAGGGTAATGAAGCAGCAGAAATAATAGTTTTTTATGCCGGAATCCAGAACAAACCAATAACCATTAAAAAATAG
- a CDS encoding YeeE/YedE thiosulfate transporter family protein, protein MSFNLKKRRLKMKWKTNDGGWSPYLAGALLGLLAIASVLATTQFLGKTSYLGASTTFVRAAGILEQTIATDHVISNEYFTKTKVRVDWQFMLVVGIVLGSLISSTMDKSFRIESVPPTWKKRFGPSIGKRAFGAFVGGIIAMIGARLASGCPSGHGLSGMMQLSVSSFVALGMFFSVGVLVAHMVYKRRAS, encoded by the coding sequence ATATCGTTCAACCTCAAAAAACGGAGATTAAAAATGAAATGGAAAACAAATGATGGGGGATGGAGCCCTTACCTCGCCGGGGCCCTCTTAGGTCTCTTGGCCATTGCTTCAGTCCTTGCAACAACACAATTCCTTGGTAAAACAAGCTACTTAGGAGCATCAACAACGTTCGTCCGTGCCGCCGGTATTTTAGAGCAGACAATTGCTACGGATCATGTGATCTCAAACGAGTATTTCACCAAAACAAAGGTTCGTGTTGACTGGCAGTTCATGCTAGTTGTTGGGATTGTCCTGGGTTCCCTTATTTCTTCCACTATGGATAAGAGTTTCCGGATTGAGAGCGTTCCTCCCACGTGGAAGAAACGATTTGGCCCCTCTATCGGAAAGCGTGCATTCGGTGCATTTGTAGGTGGAATTATCGCCATGATCGGAGCTCGTTTGGCTAGTGGCTGCCCAAGTGGACATGGTCTCAGCGGGATGATGCAATTGTCGGTTAGTTCGTTTGTGGCTTTAGGTATGTTTTTTAGCGTAGGTGTTTTGGTTGCTCATATGGTTTACAAAAGGAGAGCATCATGA
- a CDS encoding YeeE/YedE thiosulfate transporter family protein → MNSSQWLGLVTGVLFGFLLQKGRVLRFDKQVGAMLLKDMTIFKFMLSAIMVGMVGILLLANFEVITLSHKPMNVGAVLIGGALFGAGWAIMGFCPGTSLGALGEGRWHAVFAIIGMVVGAALYAELYPFFKATILAWKDFGKIGIPETLGISQWIIIPVFWVGTITLFFLFEKKKL, encoded by the coding sequence ATGAACAGCAGTCAATGGTTGGGTCTAGTCACTGGTGTACTTTTTGGTTTTCTACTCCAAAAAGGTCGTGTTCTTCGTTTCGACAAACAAGTTGGAGCAATGCTGTTAAAGGATATGACGATATTCAAATTCATGCTGTCGGCAATTATGGTGGGAATGGTCGGGATACTCCTGCTCGCAAATTTTGAGGTCATTACTTTGAGCCACAAGCCAATGAACGTAGGTGCTGTGTTGATAGGAGGCGCCTTGTTCGGTGCCGGATGGGCAATCATGGGTTTTTGCCCCGGTACATCACTGGGTGCTTTGGGCGAAGGTCGCTGGCATGCGGTGTTTGCTATAATAGGCATGGTGGTCGGAGCAGCCTTGTATGCCGAGCTCTACCCTTTCTTTAAAGCAACCATTCTGGCGTGGAAAGATTTCGGAAAAATTGGAATACCGGAAACACTTGGTATTTCGCAATGGATAATCATTCCAGTATTTTGGGTAGGGACAATCACTTTATTCTTTTTATTTGAGAAGAAAAAATTGTAA